Part of the Halalkalibacter krulwichiae genome is shown below.
GTAAAGTATCCAGCCATCTCAATTCCGGGCCGCGATAGATCACTTGTTGTAATCGGACGATAAATGCCCTCTTCTCCTGCGATAAGCTCTAAATTAAAACGTTCTAATAAATCATTTGCTGTAACTTTTGCCACTACTCTAATCCCACCTTTATGATCGCTATCCTTACTAGTGTGAAGCTTTTTACATGCTTTTAGTACGCTTGAGCATTTCTGCACGGATTGGTTTGGTTACTTAATCAAACGTTTGTTTAATGCAGAATCGTTAATAAGTACGTTCTCCATTTTATCATGTTTTACCGAAAAAAGCGTAATCGCTGTAAAAATCTGTAGAACAAGGCCAAACAAAAAAAATCGCCCCTGCTTTAGCAGAAGACGAATGACACACTACCCTTTTCGTATCGGTTTTACAACAAACGTTTGAATAAGTGCGATTAGTACCGCAGCTAAGAGCGCCATTCCGAAGCCATTGATGACAAAAGCACTCCCCATTAGTGCTGCTGTCAACATGAGCGTGATTGCACTAATAACAAATAGAAATAGCCCTAACGTCAAAACAGTAATTGGTAATGTTAAAACAACGAGAATCGGTTTAACGACCGCATTTACAATCGTTAATAGCAAACTAGCAATGATTGCAGCTCCAAAACCAGAAAGCTCAAAACCATCAAATAAATACGCAATTCCAAGCAGTATAACTGCATTAATCAATAAACCGATCAGCCATCTCATTACTCTCTCACATCCTCTTCATTCGGTATAATGAATACAGCAATGATATACCCGATAATGAATGGAAATACACCTGATACGAAAAATAAAATGACAGCTAGTAGACGAACAAGAGTCGCGTCAATATTCATATAATTAGCAAGCCCACCGCATATGCCGGCGATTTTTCGATCATATTGTGATCGGTATAAACGTTTCATTTTTTCTCACCTCACTTTGAAAAGCACTCGCTCTAGGAGTTCTACTTTTGATCCTTGACTAGAACAGAGCCGGTATTTGCCGTAGCACTTAATTTTAACCT
Proteins encoded:
- a CDS encoding PspC domain-containing protein, translated to MKRLYRSQYDRKIAGICGGLANYMNIDATLVRLLAVILFFVSGVFPFIIGYIIAVFIIPNEEDVRE
- a CDS encoding phage holin family protein, producing the protein MRWLIGLLINAVILLGIAYLFDGFELSGFGAAIIASLLLTIVNAVVKPILVVLTLPITVLTLGLFLFVISAITLMLTAALMGSAFVINGFGMALLAAVLIALIQTFVVKPIRKG